DNA sequence from the Sardina pilchardus chromosome 23, fSarPil1.1, whole genome shotgun sequence genome:
CATGATCCAGGGGGGCGAGACGGGGAATGTAACCACAATgttgaaataatattttaatattaCTGTTTTGCTGCGGCCTACTGGTTAGGCAATCAGACTGGTGAACCGAACCATGGCCGATCCTGGAGGGGTGATTAAAACAGCTTTCCCACATCCACAGATGAggtgcaaggcacctaaccacCCCCGCCCCCAATTGGATTAAGGGGTGTGTCAGTGTTGCAGAGAACAAATTTCCTCACAGGACATTTGTAAAAATGAAACAATTTGCAAGTTATGGGAGGTTAATTACAAACTGGGATGGCTTGTTTGCTGGTTATGTTTTTGTAATGTGCCTGAAAACGACCCTATCAAAATGATCAGGACTAACAGATtatggaaaaaataaaataaacatttagatttagatttagATTACAATTAGATTCAGGAAAATTCAGAATGAACCTGGCAAGGCCATCTCTGGATAAAAAAATGCCTTGCTCTCTCTGGCTTGGATATTgtcaagaaaataaaaataacacaagGCCAGACCACTGCAGCTGCTCAAAGGTAACCATCAACACAGACAAAGGTTTATGTACTTTCCCCTTTATTAGGAAACCTTCTTTGAGTGTAAAGCTCTCTGGTACAGGCGTGTACTGAGCACTCTGAGGTTGCAGTGCACTTCACACTATACAATTCTGTTGATCTCTCAACAACTCTTGCAACGGCGCCCCCTAGAGAcggttggatttttttttttttttttaaagctctgCATCTCCGGGAAATCAGCTCCGTGTACCCGACAGAACCTCTCATGCTAGATtatatccagtgtgtgtgtgtgatgggaggtggggggtggtcaCGATTAGGGTTTCCATACGCCATTTATAACCCTATAGCAGCAGGACGTCCACGACTTCGGTCCGTCTCAGGGGGGCGCCGATTTGTATTCcagaaaaaaaagtctacacAGAACACTACAAGCACTCGATAGACAAGACAGAGTATTGTGTCGTTGTGAAATCAGCTGCCAAGGAGTCCAACAGCAAACGGCCTCCCAAGCTCATCTGGGACCGCCGTAGCACCGTCCTTTGGCTGGTTCAAGTATGGGGAGTGACCGCTGGACCTCTTGTCCTCTCGCTCCTCACATCGCATGGAAAACACTTCAAGTGTTATCAGCGTAAAAGCTGGTCAGTcgtggaaacaacacaaacacaagaactTGAAGGCTGCCCTTACAAAAGAAGGGACTCTTAAAACGGATTAGTATGTCGTGATGTTTATGCCATttcttatgttttttttctccgttttcttttttctcaatTCAAAGTTAACCAAAGTCAACTTCCAGCTGTAAGAACAGCAGTTCacagtttgagagtgtgtgtatgtgtatgtgtatgtgtgtgtgtgtgtgtgtgtgtgtgtgtgtgtgtgtgtgtgtacacgtgtctgtacgtgtgtgtgtgtgtttcactggaGCATCGAAAGCTTAAATGTCCGCTTCCTCAAATGCGTTGGGGTGCCCCTGCAGCCTCTCCATGATGTGGCTGTTGGATGGCGCGTTGGTGAAGAGGGTCCCTGTGAAGGCCTGCGTGCCCTTCAAGACGTGTCGGATGACCTTGCAGGAGCCCAGGTCCTCGATGCGGAAGCCCAGGTGACGCACCGGCTCCTCCATCTTTAAGATACTGTCGCTGGAGATGTAGCCAAAGTGCTGACCacgagacaggagagagagagagagagagagagaaaggagagacaaTAAGAACCTTAAGATTTTAGATCATcgttttaaaaagcttaaataGACCTTTTtcacagcagccattttgaTACGTtttgaaaagtttttttttttttgcttaatttaccataactaatcagcttcggtcattggaatggttatttgacttatttcgggttgaatgacggctgtctcgcttcccacTAGCACCTTtgagcggaaaaaccacgcATGCAAGTTTTGTGCCACCGGTAGCACTTCCGGCAATTCCTggcagaaagtctccagccttgcgatcatgctcatgaaaaggcagactgaacgactgaggagttttgtaaaatatacacactaaaggggaagttctgcagagaaatccgcaagcataaaacgagctaAAACGAATGCGAAAAGcaaaacctgcatagtttccctttagtTAATGTCATTACAGTCATTTCAGCGTATTAGCCactttgtgtataagccgcaggacagtgtttgcaagttaaaagaaacaaaaccatattaataccatattaactgcccttgtgtattaacctcatagctgaaggaattttgcaaaaacaatgcaaaagccgtggctaatagttgggaaaataCGGTAGTAACACCTGGGCCTGCCATATATTTCATGTCAAAAATGGCTGCTAATAAAAAGGTCCATTATTGTTTGCTAATCTCTACAAAAACAAGGCACAGACTTTTACATATAGCATTACAGCATTCAACTCAATCATTAACTACATAAAATCTTCCAACAGAGTCATACAATAACTATGACTTCATATATATTAGTGTCGTTATCTTAGTTTGGGTCTTCCCAACCTTCGGAGGTCGGTCAAAACTACACCGCTGTCAATGGCgacgggttttgtgcttttcaTTTGTGTCTTTCATATATTACAATAATGACTGGCAGACAATATTATCTCTTACTTTATTTAAACATTTATCACATGGGAATCCATGTGAACATAAATCTACATTAAGTCAGCATGAGAACATGGCACACCCATAAAACCACACTAGTGTTTCTGATGTCAAGAACATGATAATGGTGCTTACCGCTAGGCCCGTAGTGGGATTTATGAAATCTGCCCAGAATCCACCTCTCCATAAAGTGAAGCATAACTCTTTTGCGCCGCTGACAAACTGTAAAACAGAACCATATCAATACAtagatctgcacacacacgcttgcacacacacacgcacacacacacacacacacacacctccaccaccaccaccaccacagctctAGGCCTTGGCAGAAGAGTTGGAAATGGGGGACAGGGATATGggagtgcatacagtacatattattCTTACTGTACTAATGACACATAATAGCCATACCAAATCTGTTGATGTATTATCAAGCATGCTATTATAAGCATAGCATCTGAACAATTGTGACAAGGCAAACAGGGTAATGGACTGCAACCCCAAATCAGCAAAAGTTGAgacgttgtgtaaaatgcaaataaaaacataatgtGATAATATACATGTATCGGCAACCCATATTTAGCAGAAAAAAGGACATAGACAAcgtatcaaatgttgaaaatcaaaacattgttgatatgttgtctgtgtcctttttACAGCTAAATATGAGTTTATGAGATTTGCAAATTATTACATTCCGTTTTTATTAACGTTACACAACGTCCCAACTTTTTCAGATTTGGGGTTTATTGTGAAATaactatggttatggttacggCTATTTGGCAGaggcctttgtccaaagcgaaacTACTCTAACAATCACGGTAAACACTACAATAAAGTACTTAATATGTATCATCCAATATGTCTATTTGTCTGCCTGACCCACCTTATCTAAGAGCCTTTGCCTTTCAAGGTCCAAGTCCTCACCCTCCATTCCCAGGGTCTTCTGTGTGACCGTGACAACGGTCAGACTACCAGCAGGGGCTGCTGGGAAAAACAACTCCAGATCTGGAGACAGGAAGCACAAAATGGACGACTCATGAATCAAATGATGGATCAAATACTCTTGTCCAGTTTACAAGAACcatcattaaacacacacagtttatgttTGTCATCACCTTAATTCAAAACGGTCATTGGTAAGAGTAAGGTACTAATCTATTGCTAAGAGGCTGTTGCATCACATGTTTCAAGAATTGCATCATAGATGTCTGAGCACTGTTTTCAACTGGGAAGTTCCAGAGCCCACAATTATGAGGTTCATTCATGAATCATGCATTCCTAACTCATTACACGTTTGGAAAACAAATTCACCAGATTAAGGCCCAATTCTTAGATCAACTCATTTCCATAGGAAAAATATTCATTGTTCTTAGGACTTTACAGTTTGCAGTAACGACTGAGAACTCTGTGACAAACCTTTTTTTAGCAGCTCTGGGCACAGGTGCATTGAGCACTCGATGTTCGAATGGTCAAAGTAATGTTCCGCTCTGCTTACTCTCTGGGCCACCAGAGGAACTTCCTTTCCCTTCACagacaaaaacataaaaacatgaatgaGCACCTCAGTGCTTACACAGGTCAAACGAGAGCATGAATAATCATTAAATGCTTCTCCATTCTCACATGGGTTGGTTTACATGGATAGCTTGTCATTCTGATGAAACTATTCCCATCAAAGTGATTATATGTGTCATTTCTGTTCCGATTGAGCCAAATTTCCGATTCTAATTGGAATGAAAGTGCCCGTGTAAACACACCTACTGAGACGGCACATTCAAACCGGATTCTTACCTGAAACTCGGACACAAACTGTGCCAGCACAAACTCGTGTCTCTCACTGCTGGATGGCGAGGACAGGACATCCGGAACTGTCCGATGGACCGGGCCCTTCAGCGGCTGGGTCCCTGTGCCCTCTAGCTGACAGGCAAAGCCTACGTTGCCTGGCAACTGAAAACGCTGGTCCTGTGGACCAAATGGTCCCATGTGCTCATCGGGCCAGATAGTTCTGGGTCCTGCAGACACAACACATTAAATAATATAAACAACTATTTCTCTAGTCTCTCTGACAAACAATCTTAACAGTTTCAAAGTAGGCCTATGAAACTTTCAGAGGGTGAAAAGTCCagtgtcagaaagttcaaaagtcctcccacatatctgtgccaaccgtTCAGtaaaaccagctgattctaattagcacaactattcagccaggtggagcagctaattggtgagatgtTATGTGCACATGAAGAACcaattcatggatttcatcaggtccctttccacaggtgtattaatcaagcaccatgcagtctgcattgataattaaggtgcttgattttatacacctgtggaaagggacctgatgaaacccatgaatacatgactttactttctgaagctgtacTTTTCTACCTCTGAAAAACTTGCACTGGTATTTATTATAATGTACATAATCACTTAAACTGCAGGGAGAGTTCAGGCACCTGTATCTTGCGACGATACAACAACATAAGCATCGTCAGACCCCGAGGACCCTGCAGCAGAGAATGCTCGAACGAGAGGCACCCTCTGGGCAACGTGAATCCCGGAGAACTGGGACACCAGTCTAGCTCTTCGGCACAGCACCTACATGGACACATTcgtaggggtgggggtgttacATATAGTAAATCGACTCGACGCAGTCGGCTCATGTTAATGTCAGTTGAGTTGCGTATGCAATGGATACTTACACTTGCCATCCTGGTGAAGCCTGGCCTTCAAGCTCCACGGAAAGTGCACAAGGCTAGTGTCTTGATGcttgaaaataaagaaagatgtGTAAACCAACATGTCACTATGTTTACAACACTGTAAACTCGGAAAAAAAAGCAACATGACGTAACACGTTGATAAGCTAGATAGCTAACCATAACTATGCTAGTTAAGGCCCACTGAGTCTGTCAGAGAACAACGGCTGAAAATCTTATAAACATGACAGTAAGTGATTTGCAACAGAAAGCCACAACCGTAGATAATGCAAAGGCAGACTTATAACGTCAACCTTTGCTGCTCGTTACTTGACGGAAGGTTAGCTATCTGCTAGCTGAAGTTACATAATAACAAACACTAGCCTTTGCTTGCTTGCTCGTTGGTTAAAACCCCCAAATCGACTGTTAAAGTGTTTGACAACAATCGACGGTGGATCTCCAACAGAGTTTACAAGGCACGATTAACTTCCTGTACACTTTAATCGTGAGCCAGAAACTTTAAACGGGCTGTGTTTTACCAAGCAAATGGCTGGCGCAactcttgtttttgtttggatcAGATCACTTTCGCTTCTAGTATACCTTTATAGCGTTTACTCGACATAACAGAATGATACGCCTTtgcaaaaaaaatcaaaatataCAACACCAGTTTCCGATTAGTAGAATGATGTTTCTATTATACATATGTACGTTTAAATATAAAAGAACATAATGTTCTTACCTTGTTTTTCCCAGTGCTCCTCCTATTGCTTCTGCTGCTAGTCTTCTTGTCACGTTCGCACATGCGCTCACATGACTGAACAGACAACAGCATGTCACATGGTCAGCCTTCTTGATGGGTTATTGTagtaaaatgacagaaaaaaaaaatctgagtgATATGTTCTGTTAGTCTTAGAGAACTGCTTCAAATTATATCATGCCACAGTTTTGTCATGGTAGCACAGTGACGTGATTCTCATTCATAACAATATTTTCAGCAGTTAGAAATTATGCAGTAATAGTATGTACTTATACAATATGTCCACCAGATGTCAGCAAAAGCTAAAGGAAATCGCCCAAAATGTTGAAAACAACTCCAGTCTCCACTGGGTCTAGTCTCTTTCGTTTTACAGTATTAGGCCCTCCCTGCCATCAGCTGAGGGTCATTCAGCTCAGACTCCAGGGCAAGGTCGACTCCCTTAACAGATAATCATCAAATGCATATGTGAAAGTGTGCACAAATGAGATCACTACTCGGCTACTCCTCTCCATGCAGCAGATCTAATTTGAACGTTATGCTACTTCAAATGGGAACGCATATTTGAACatgcacaagagagagaaaaaatatgaaaatttaAGACAAACGTTTTTCACAAACTTAAAACAAAGTATACCAAATTTTGAAGACATTTTAGACAACGAAAAACTAGCCACAATTCTTGGTGAAGGGCCCTCTGCTGCCCTGGCCGCACAGTACGTCCAGAAATgtcacaacctgagggacagtaaacagtaagaaaaacatatgcacaaaaaacatatagttctcacatgtgcgcacacacacacacacacacacacacaggcacgcacgcacgcacgcacgcacgcacgcacgcacgcacgcacgcacgcacatacatacacacatttccactactgtttattttgcactcatatgtgtatgcattgcataatgcacttatattttcttttctttgtgatattgattactgtagctttggcaacgctgtgacaaacagtcatgctaataaagcaccctttgaatttgaatttgagagtgGCGGGGGGATATTTCAAGTACATGGTtaagtgacaaacctgggtaagttaactcagagtaagtagcctaataaatctcctacaacaagagcctaatggcattgttttgttggGAGAATAAAGCCATAGGCTACAGCTTGTTTACTCGTTTGGGGGTTTACCACTGGGAGTTAACTTCCCTacgtttgtcactaaaccacgtacatgtacttggaataccccctgGTTCCAGCTGCCTTCGGCTGTTGATCATTGATATCCTAAGgacattttttaattaaatcatGAAGGGAACACAGACAAGGCAAGAGTACATTTTGGAcaattgtattgtttgtttttgtatgtcgctttggaccaAATCTgccaaataaccataaccataaccacttTGGTGCTCTAGATttgttctgtgctgtgaaaTGTTATGTTTGTGACATCTATAGAACTCTGATGTCACTTTATGGGCATAGTATCATAGGCACGTTGCCATGGTTTTGGAATTCTAACATATAAGCACAACAGAATGGAAACATAAATGTCATTTGTATCAGACAAGCACATTTGAATGAACACTTACTTTTATTGAGCAAGAAAAGTTCAGACCTTCTGCCGTTACATTTTGGTAAGTTCTTTTGTATTGTAGGCCTTTCTGCCATGTAGGAAGGCAAACACTGTTGACACATCTGTTGAGGGCTAACTGTATTGACTAAAGAATGAGGACATATTCATTTAATTTCTATGGAATTTGACCAAATATAATTTAAAGAGCTATGATCATTAGAAATGATAAGgaattgtgtatactgtatcaaTAGACATTTATGTTCTAGTGCAAAATCAATTTTAAAGACATAGGAAAGGCACTGTCGGTCTTAAATCAAGATTTCCCATTCAACTGTAGGAGGACCAGAGAGGTGACCAGATAAGAGTATATGAGAATGAGGCTCATTGGATGGATCAATGAAAAGGTGAaggagaggaatgagaggaAAATTGAGAGGACCctcaagagagaggaggaggaaggtgaagAACCTTATTTTCAACGTAAGTACAATACATCTGTAAATATTCTGACTGAGATCCTTGTTTAAATGTACATCTAAATTGGTCTGAGCACTAGTCTGAATTTAACCTTGCCTACAAAATTTGAGGCCGGGAAATTCAGTCTGCACTGGTTCCATTGAGACTTGTTCACACCGGTCAAATTGTTTGGCTGTTACTATCCAATTGAGTgcaaaggcagtccataatcACATCCCAATCATGCAatatcagactcaaattctgaataGAATTGAGTATGGCTACATCTAAATTGTGTGCCTTTATatttcatcatcatcctctaACTTCTCTGCTAACCTTAATGCTTTCATGAGTCATtaaatattttctctctctagctttcAGAGGATTCACGACCCGGGCCACTAGAGAGCAGGAGAAGCGTAAGAGCCTGCTGAACGCAGAGGCAACAAGACAGCATCTGGAGTCATCCTGGCTTGAGTGGAAtaaagaaaagaaggagaaaaagatgaAGAGGAAAGAGGACAGCAAACACGCCAAAAGCCAAGCACAGTTGGCCCGCATTCTCAACTCAAATGAAAAAGCTGACAGGAACCTCAATGCGTTTAATGGCACTAAGATATACTCTACCAAGAACAAACTGTTGAGGAAACAGATGATTGGATGGGATAGGAACGGAAAATAAGATCATATTTGTCATCAGACTATTTggttattatttcatttttctttaaaaCGACAGTATTTTTACTTCCACcaataaacattttaaatatgtttttgagTCTGGTCCATTTTCTGGGAAATGTCCCATTTCACAATCCCGCTAATCGGGCAAATTGTCGGAATAATGATCAGACGTTTTCTTGCAAATTGTTTCAATAACAGCCTCACTAAAACGTAGACGAACCATAATTTCCTATTCAAGATACAACAAATATATTTTCATAAGTATGACAGTAAAGCATTAATCACGTCACAAACCAGGCGCGTTTCGGCTTATGCCATCTTCAGCATCTTAGGCCGAAACGCATGTGGCTTGTGACATGTTTTCATATCAATTAAATGAGTTATagcttgagagtgtgtttactTTTTTGTGTCATTCAGTGTTTCCTTGTTTACACACTCAAAACCCTATCTTTTGTGCAAAGTTGAGCCCAGCTATTTCTGGCCTGTATTTCTATAACTGCTCTTCTGAATACCCTACATATTACCCTGCACACCCACCAGATGTCCTCTCATGCTACAGGAATGCCTCGACTGGTTCTTTATGCGTTCCACCGCCACTAATGATGGTCAAACAATTTGCATGGTCCCCGCTCGTCATAAAGTGTAAATATAATCAAAAGCACACATTAGCCAGGATACGCAGGTGACATTGTCCTGAGACAGCATGCACGTAGCTCATAAAAGACCACATTACTTCATTTAAGAGGCATGAACCCACACTGTCAACAGATGGCTGTAATTGCACACAGAGCTTTGAAGTGGCCCAGTAAAAACACACAACGCTGGGAGAAGTATTTGCCCGTCATGATGGAGGCCATAT
Encoded proteins:
- the mmadhca gene encoding metabolism of cobalamin associated Da, which gives rise to MASVLCRRARLVSQFSGIHVAQRVPLVRAFSAAGSSGSDDAYVVVSSQDTGPRTIWPDEHMGPFGPQDQRFQLPGNVGFACQLEGTGTQPLKGPVHRTVPDVLSSPSSSERHEFVLAQFVSEFQGKEVPLVAQRVSRAEHYFDHSNIECSMHLCPELLKKDLELFFPAAPAGSLTVVTVTQKTLGMEGEDLDLERQRLLDKFVSGAKELCFTLWRGGFWADFINPTTGLAHFGYISSDSILKMEEPVRHLGFRIEDLGSCKVIRHVLKGTQAFTGTLFTNAPSNSHIMERLQGHPNAFEEADI